A window of Novosphingobium terrae contains these coding sequences:
- a CDS encoding response regulator, whose translation MSLSPHILIVDDDRDIREMLAAYLTHAGCRVFQAADAAQARQLLVVQAISLVLLDVMLPGEDGISLAEFIRSTSAIPVILVTARTEESDRILGLNAGGDDYVTKPFSPAELHARIRAVLRRTGDNKLIRGGEASAYGFGSWVLRTGRRELVDAEAVVTPLPKSEYNLLHALVTHPHQVLTRDQLLTLSEGPDAVLFDRSIDNKISRLRRKLEGPQGSPELIRTLWGSGYIFACDVCVL comes from the coding sequence ATGAGCCTCTCTCCGCATATTCTCATCGTCGACGATGATCGCGACATTCGCGAGATGCTGGCAGCCTACCTCACCCATGCGGGATGCCGGGTCTTCCAGGCCGCCGATGCCGCTCAGGCGCGGCAATTGCTTGTCGTACAGGCCATCAGCCTGGTGCTGCTCGATGTGATGCTGCCGGGTGAGGACGGCATTTCCCTGGCCGAATTTATCCGTTCCACCTCCGCGATCCCCGTCATTCTGGTCACGGCCAGAACCGAGGAGAGCGACCGCATCCTTGGCCTCAATGCCGGCGGTGACGATTATGTCACCAAACCTTTTTCCCCGGCAGAACTCCATGCCCGCATCCGTGCGGTCCTGCGTCGCACGGGGGACAACAAGCTCATCAGAGGCGGGGAAGCGAGCGCTTATGGCTTCGGAAGCTGGGTGTTGCGGACCGGGCGGCGCGAACTGGTTGATGCCGAGGCGGTAGTCACCCCCTTACCCAAAAGCGAATATAATCTGCTGCATGCTCTCGTCACCCATCCTCATCAGGTACTGACACGGGACCAGTTGCTGACGCTGAGCGAAGGCCCCGACGCGGTGCTGTTCGACCGCAGCATCGACAACAAGATCAGCCGCCTGCGCCGCAAGCTGGAAGGGCCCCAAGGGAGCCCCGAACTGATCAGGACGTTATGGGGCAGCGGTTATATCTTCGCCTGCGACGTCTGCGTGCTATGA